CTATTGATGTATTAAAGGAATTAAAGAACTTAGGAGTTAAGATAGCTATTGATGATTTTAGTATTAGTTATTCTTTGTTGAGTTATTTAAAAGAATTTGCTATTCATACTTTAAAGGTTGATCAATCATTTATTAGGGAATTAACTTTAGATGATATTGATAATAAGAATGCTGCAATTGCTGAAACGATCATTACCATAGGTTATAATTTGGACTTAAAGGTTACTGCAGAAGGTGTAGAAAGAAGAGAGCAATTAGAATTTTTAAAGGCTAGGGGCTGTGACACACTCCAAGGGTATTATTTTAGTAGGACTGTAGATAAAGATAGTGCTATTAAATTATTATAAAAAGACCCTCTTTCTAAATTTAAAAAGAGGGTCTTTGAAGTTTGATAATTTTGTTTATCCCCCTAAAGTTATATCTTGATTATCATACCAGTTAAGGGCATCATAAAAGTGTTGAGCTTTAAAATCTGGCCAATAATTATCAACAATATAAAAGTCTGAGTAGACTGATTGTGCTGGTAAGAATCCGCTTAACCTACGCCGATTTCCCCAGCGAATTATTAAGTCAATTCTAGATATATCTTTAGATTTTAAAGAGCTGATTATTCCCTTTTTAGAATTTTCTTTTATACTCTTTTCATTTAAACCACTTAAATCCCAGTGCCATCCATAATTAACTAAGATATTAACCTTCATTCCACCTTTTCCAAAATTTATTCTTTTAGTATAAGGCAATAGTTCCTGAGGAAACATATTAGAGTCTGTATTCCCTAAAACCAATAAAGAACAGTCTTCTTTAGTCATTAATTTAACTGATTCAATACAAGCTTTAGTAAAGGCTTGAGTCTGTTCCGAACGGCGTTTAGTATTATCCATAGTAAAACCGTAATATGTCAATTCTTTTACTCCTACCTCTTGGCATAGTTTAAAGATTTCTAATCCTGGAGCAAGCCCATATGTATATCCATCCTTTTTAGATAAACCTTGATTTACAGCCCATCGTCTATTGCCGTCAGGTATAATACCGATATGATTTGGAATTCTCATTAATCTCCCTCCTTGAAAAAATAATATTAATACTATTCTTTCATTAATTAGGCAAACTATTCTTTAAAAGTTAAATTTTAAAGAGATAGCTTTAAATTATAGTCATTCAACTTTAGAATATATTATAAAAATAGCTCACTATAGACTACTCAATGTATTAAATTTATTATATAATAAATTATTTAAGTAGCTAAAAGGATAAAATTTCTTTTTTTTTATCTATTTTTTTGTTATAATAAGTTGTGGTTAGATTTGATTTTATCAGATTTTTTTATTAACATGCAGGATATTTTAAATATCCAGAGAAATTTTTTAAGAAGAATAAAGTTTCTGCAATTATATTTAATAATTATTTAGCAACTGGGAATAATACAAACATGACAAGGTGATTTTGTATTATTGGGAAGGGGAAACAGTGATGGAAGTAATTTTAGCACAGAATGCAGGTTTTTGTTTTGGAGTTAATCGTGCAATGGATTTAGCTCTAGAAATTGGAACAAAAAATAAGAATTCAGTATACACTTTAGGTCCTTTAATACATAATCCACAAGCAGTCAAAAAATTAAAATCTGTAGGTATCGAGGTAGAAAATGATGTAGATAAAATATCTGAAGGAACAGTAATTATCCGTTCCCATGGGGTTCCTCCTAAGGTACTTGCAGAAGCTGAAGAAAAAGGTTTAAATGTTGTTAATGCAACCTGTCCTTTTGTGAAACGTGCCCAAGAGAAGGCCAAGGAATTAATGGATAATGGATATGATGTTATTATCAGTGGAGATAAGGATCACCCTGAAGTTATTGCTATTTGGGGCTATACAGATAATCAAGCAATTATTATTGAGGATGAATCTGATTTTGATAAATTAGATAAACTAAAGAAAGTAGGAGTTGTAGCGCAAACAACTCAATCATTAGAGAATTTACAGAAATTGACTAATTATCTATTGCGCCATGTAGCAGAGTTGAAGGTCTATAATACAATCTGTACAACCACAGGAGAGCGACAAAATGAGGCTGCAGAACTATCTAAACAAGTAGATTTAATGATAGTGATAGGTGGTTATAATAGTGCTAATACCAATCGTTTAGCTGAAATCTGTTCTGAAAATGGGGCAATAACATATCATATTGAAAGAGCAGATGAGTTGAAGTTGGATTGGTTTAAAAATATAAAAAAAGTAGGTATTACTGCTGGGGCATCAACCCCCAACTGGATAATTAAGGAGGTTTTAATGATTATGTCTGAAATCAAAGAGCCAAGAGAAGAGAATTTAGAAGCTAAGATACTAACTAAAGGTGAAATTGTTAGTGGTCAAGT
The genomic region above belongs to Orenia metallireducens and contains:
- a CDS encoding EAL domain-containing protein, giving the protein MEIGYISVDNFKTINDSFGHYEDLYVSVNIAPQEFQSPDFVDKVKEILLETEIEPKSLELEITERATMENISYTIDVLKELKNLGVKIAIDDFSISYSLLSYLKEFAIHTLKVDQSFIRELTLDDIDNKNAAIAETIITIGYNLDLKVTAEGVERREQLEFLKARGCDTLQGYYFSRTVDKDSAIKLL
- a CDS encoding undecaprenyl diphosphate synthase family protein; translation: MRIPNHIGIIPDGNRRWAVNQGLSKKDGYTYGLAPGLEIFKLCQEVGVKELTYYGFTMDNTKRRSEQTQAFTKACIESVKLMTKEDCSLLVLGNTDSNMFPQELLPYTKRINFGKGGMKVNILVNYGWHWDLSGLNEKSIKENSKKGIISSLKSKDISRIDLIIRWGNRRRLSGFLPAQSVYSDFYIVDNYWPDFKAQHFYDALNWYDNQDITLGG